The Juglans regia cultivar Chandler chromosome 2, Walnut 2.0, whole genome shotgun sequence genome includes a window with the following:
- the LOC108984682 gene encoding transcription initiation factor TFIID subunit 6-like, producing MSVVPKEAIEVVAQSIGITNLSPDVALALAPDVEYRVREIMQEAIKCMRHSKRTSLTADDVDSALKLRNVEPIYGFTPGDPLRFKRAVGHKDLFYIDDKDVEFKDVIEAPLPKAPLDTSVTSHWLAIEGVQPAIPENAPVEALAATSDGKKSEYTEDRLPIDIKLPVKHVLSRELQLYFEKVTELTVNKSGSVLFKQALLSLATDAGLHPLLPYFTYFIADEVTRNLNNYSVLFALMRVVRSLLQNPHIHIEPYLHQLMPSVITCLVAKRLGNRSSDNHWELRDFTANLVASICQRFGHVYHNLQPRVTRTLLHAFLDPTKALSQHFGAIQGLAALGPSVVRMLILPNLEPYLQLLVPEMLLEKQKNEMKRREAWRVYGALLCAAGQCMYDRLKMFRTLLSPPTRAVWKINGKVVTTMRNKRKASTDNLMQQQPLKKIATESTMGVVPMNSMQGTTVGYSTAVGGSSTGLSSMSRQLPAENISGRGEIGGRAVKVSTVLSQAWKEDMDAGHMLGSLFEFFGESLFSFTPKPELAFFL from the exons atgAGCGTTGTCCCAAAGGAGGCAATTGAGGTCGTTGCACAGAGCATTGGAATTACCAATTTGTCCCCCGATGTTGCCCTCGCTCTCGCTCCCGACGTCGAGTACCGCGTTCGAGAGATCATGCAg GAGGCGATTAAATGCATGCGCCACTCAAAGCGGACTAGTCTGACGGCTGATGATGTGGATAGTGCACTTAAGTTAAGAAATGTGGAG CCAATATATGGCTTTACACCTGGAGATCCCCTGAGGTTCAAAAGGGCTGTTGGACACAAGGATTTATTCTATATTGATGACAAGGATGTGGAATTTAAAGAT GTTATTGAGGCGCCTTTACCAAAAGCACCACTTGATACGTCAGTTACCTCTCACTGGCTGGCAATTGAAGGTGTTCAACCTGCAATTCCAGAAAATGCTCCAGTTGAAG CACTTGCGGCAACTTCTGATGGAAAAAAATCTGAGTACACAGAAGATAGACTTCCCATTGACATTAAATTACCTGTTAAGCATGTTCTATCAAGGGAGCTTCAG CTGTACTTTGAAAAAGTCACAGAACTAACTGTGAATAAGTCTGGCTCTGTCCTCTTCAAACAAGCATTGTTGAGCTTGGCAACAGATGCAGGACTGCATCCTTTACTCCCGTACTTCACATACTTCATTGCTGATGAG GTTACACGTAATTTGAACAATTATTCTGTCCTGTTTGCTTTGATGCGTGTTGTTCGAAGCCTTCTTCAAAATCCACACATTCATATAGAACCTTAT ctACACCAATTGATGCCATCTGTTATTACATGCCTTGTTGCGAAAAGATTAGGGAATAGATCTTCTGACAATCATTGGGAGCTTAGGGACTTTACAGCAAACCTGGTTGCTTCAATATGCCAAAG ATTTGGGCACGTTTATCACAACCTTCAGCCACGTGTCACAAGGACTCTGCTCCATGCTTTCTTGGACCCAACCAAAGCATTGTCTCAACACTTTGGTGCAATTCAAGGGCTAGCAGCCCTTGGACCCAGCGTG GTTCGTATGCTTATATTACCAAATCTTGAGCCATATTTGCAACTTCTGGTTCCAGAAATGCTGCTTGAGAAGCAAAAGAATGAGATGAAGAGGCGCGAAGCTTGGCGTGTTTATGGTGCCTTGCTG TGTGCAGCTGGCCAATGCATGTACGATCGGCTCAAGATGTTTCGCACTCTGCTTTCACCACCAACTCGTGCAGTCTGGAAGATCAATGGAAAAGTTGTGACTACAATGCGAA ATAAACGCAAGGCCAGCACGGACAACTTAATGCAGCAACAACCACTCAAGAAAATAGCAACTGAGAGCACAATGGGTGTGGTACCAATGAACTCCATGCAAGGGACAACAGTTGGGTATTCCACTGCTGTAGGAGGTTCCAGCACTGGTTTGTCATCAATGTCTCGGCAGTTACCAGCTGAAAACATTTCTGGAAGGGGGGAGATTGGTGGTAGGGCGGTAAAAGTTTCTACCGTTCTTTCTCAGGCTTGGAAGGAGGACATGGATGCAGGACATATGTTGGGGtctttgtttgaattttttggtGAAAGTCTGTTTTCTTTTACCCCAAAACCCGAGCTTGCCTTCTTCTTGTGA
- the LOC108984689 gene encoding cell division protein FtsZ homolog 1, chloroplastic-like isoform X2 — protein MATLQLTNPNELISTSSIPTPFHHKILPFRECVSQRRSTFRKRRHFGVVSCSFHPVESAKIKVVGVGGGGNNAVNRMIGSGLHGVDFYAINTDAQSLLQSAAENPLQIGELLTRGLGEAIEKLQKNVDTLIVIPNDRLLDIADEQTPLQDAFLLADDVLRQGVQGISDIITIPGLVNVDFADVKAVMKDSGTAMLGVGVSSSKNRAVEAAEQATLAPLIGSSIESATGVVYNITGGKDITLQEVNRVSQVVTSLADPSANIIFGAVVDDNYNGEIHVTIIATGFSQSFQKTLLTDPKAAKLIEKVTGGQESKGMPFSLNSSTLPSTVPSRPSPRKLFF, from the exons ATGGCAACGCTTCAGCTCACAAACCCAAACGAGCTGATCTCAACCTCTTCAATTCCCACACCATTTCACCACAAGATACTCCCATTTAGAGAATGCGTTTCTCAAAGAAGAAGCACTTTCCGGAAACGACGCCATTTTGGGGTTGTCAGCTGCTCCTTTCACCCAGTGGAATCAGCCAAGATTAAGGTGGTCGGGGTCGGCGGGGGTGGCAACAATGCCGTTAATCGCATGATTGGCAGCGGTTTACAC GGCGTCGATTTCTATGCTATAAACACGGATGCACAATCACTATTACAGTCCGCTGCCGAGAACCCACTTCAAATTGGAGAGCTTTTGACTCGTGGACTAG GCGAGGCTATTGAAAAGTTGCAAAAGAATGTTGACACTCTTATAGTCATTCCCAATGACCGTCTCCTGGATATTGCTGATGAGCAGACACCCCTTCAGGATGCTTTCCTTCTTGCTGATGATGTTCTACGTCAGGGAGTGCAAGGAATTTCAGACATAATCACG ATACCTGGACTGGTTAATGTGGATTTTGCAGATGTCAAGGCAGTCATGAAAGACTCGGGAACTGCAATGCTTGGAGTAGGAGTTTCCTCCAGCAAAAACCGTGCAGTTGAAGCTGCTGAACAAGCTACTTTAGCTCCCCTCATTGGATCCTCAATTGAATCAGCTACAGGGGTAGTGTACAATATTACAGGAGGGAAGGACATAACCCTGCAGGAAGTGAACAGAGTGTCTCAG GTTGTGACGAGTTTGGCAGATCCTTCTGCTAACATCATATTTGGGGCTGTTGTGGATGATAACTACAACGGAGAGATTCATGTTACTATCATTGCGACTGGGTTTTCGCAGTCTTTTCAGAAGACACTATTGACAGACCCCAAGGCAGCAAAGCTGATTGAAAAAGTTACAGGGGGCCAAGAAAGTAAGGGAATGCCCTTCTCCCTCAACTCCTCAACCTTGCCGTCAACTGTTCCATCCAGACCATCTCCGCGAAAGCTCTTCTTTTAA
- the LOC108984689 gene encoding cell division protein FtsZ homolog 1, chloroplastic-like isoform X1 codes for MATLQLTNPNELISTSSIPTPFHHKILPFRECVSQRRSTFRKRRHFGVVSCSFHPVESAKIKVVGVGGGGNNAVNRMIGSGLHGVDFYAINTDAQSLLQSAAENPLQIGELLTRGLGTGGNPLLGEQAAEESKEAIANALKGSDLVFITAGMGGGTGSGAAPVVAQISKEAGYLTVGVVTYPFSFEGRKRSLQAGEAIEKLQKNVDTLIVIPNDRLLDIADEQTPLQDAFLLADDVLRQGVQGISDIITIPGLVNVDFADVKAVMKDSGTAMLGVGVSSSKNRAVEAAEQATLAPLIGSSIESATGVVYNITGGKDITLQEVNRVSQVVTSLADPSANIIFGAVVDDNYNGEIHVTIIATGFSQSFQKTLLTDPKAAKLIEKVTGGQESKGMPFSLNSSTLPSTVPSRPSPRKLFF; via the exons ATGGCAACGCTTCAGCTCACAAACCCAAACGAGCTGATCTCAACCTCTTCAATTCCCACACCATTTCACCACAAGATACTCCCATTTAGAGAATGCGTTTCTCAAAGAAGAAGCACTTTCCGGAAACGACGCCATTTTGGGGTTGTCAGCTGCTCCTTTCACCCAGTGGAATCAGCCAAGATTAAGGTGGTCGGGGTCGGCGGGGGTGGCAACAATGCCGTTAATCGCATGATTGGCAGCGGTTTACAC GGCGTCGATTTCTATGCTATAAACACGGATGCACAATCACTATTACAGTCCGCTGCCGAGAACCCACTTCAAATTGGAGAGCTTTTGACTCGTGGACTAG GTACGGGTGGGAATCCACTTTTGGGGGAACAAGCTGCGGAGGAATCGAAAGAAGCCATTGCAAATGCTCTTAAGGGGTCAGATCTTGTGTTTATAACTGCTGGTATGGGTGGAGGAACGGGGTCTGGTGCTGCCCCAGTTGTTGCCCAGATATCCAAGGAGGCAGGTTATTTGACTGTTGGTGTGGTTACCTATCCTTTCAGCTTTGAAGGACGTAAGAGGTCCTTGCAGGCAG GCGAGGCTATTGAAAAGTTGCAAAAGAATGTTGACACTCTTATAGTCATTCCCAATGACCGTCTCCTGGATATTGCTGATGAGCAGACACCCCTTCAGGATGCTTTCCTTCTTGCTGATGATGTTCTACGTCAGGGAGTGCAAGGAATTTCAGACATAATCACG ATACCTGGACTGGTTAATGTGGATTTTGCAGATGTCAAGGCAGTCATGAAAGACTCGGGAACTGCAATGCTTGGAGTAGGAGTTTCCTCCAGCAAAAACCGTGCAGTTGAAGCTGCTGAACAAGCTACTTTAGCTCCCCTCATTGGATCCTCAATTGAATCAGCTACAGGGGTAGTGTACAATATTACAGGAGGGAAGGACATAACCCTGCAGGAAGTGAACAGAGTGTCTCAG GTTGTGACGAGTTTGGCAGATCCTTCTGCTAACATCATATTTGGGGCTGTTGTGGATGATAACTACAACGGAGAGATTCATGTTACTATCATTGCGACTGGGTTTTCGCAGTCTTTTCAGAAGACACTATTGACAGACCCCAAGGCAGCAAAGCTGATTGAAAAAGTTACAGGGGGCCAAGAAAGTAAGGGAATGCCCTTCTCCCTCAACTCCTCAACCTTGCCGTCAACTGTTCCATCCAGACCATCTCCGCGAAAGCTCTTCTTTTAA
- the LOC108984713 gene encoding V-type proton ATPase subunit e1, with amino-acid sequence MLKVQIINGSPNHSLSLGIGFSLQPRREIDMGFLVTTLIFMVIGIIASLCTRICCNRGPSTNLFHLTLIITATVCCWMMWAIVYLAQMKPLIVPILSEGE; translated from the exons ATGCTTAAGGTTCAAATTATCAATGGGTCACCCAACCATTCTCTGTCTCTCG GAATTGGTTTTTCTCTCCAGCCTCGAAGAGAAATCGACATGGGTTTCCTTGTGACAACCCTAATTTTCATGGTGATTGGGATCATTGCGTCTCTGTGCACAAGAATTTGCTGCAATAGAGGACCCTCTACTAATTT GTTCCACCTAACATTGATTATTACAGCAACAGTCTGCTGTTGGATGAT GTGGGCGATTGTATATCTTGCACAGATGAAACCACTTATTGTCCCAATTCTGAGTGAAGGGGAATGA